TTTTGCAGCCTTGTGGATAACAACAACAGGTCTCTTCAAGCGTAAAGAGTGACGGAAGtacttttttcttaaaacatataattctcCAAAAATGGATAAAACAggaaaaaaacttacaaattaGGGTTAACCTCTATTTTTAGTTGGTTGAATAATATACAGATTTGTTGacaacagaaaataaaatagataaattatatgttttaaatagataaatacAATTTGTTGACAAcagaaaagaaaatctaaaaactGTATTTGTTACCCATTAAGGGCAGCCATGGATTTGCCTCTGCTTATATATACAATATCTTCTGAAGCTAACTAAAATAGAATAAGAAAATTTCCAGCTCTGCCAATGGAGAAGAGTGCCAATGGATCAGTCAGACTCATCAAGAGACTTATGATTATACTTTCATGTCTTTCATTTTCGTTCGTTCGATCAGACTGTATAACAACGAATATTCAATATGCATCGGCTTTGGGAGATCCGGGGATGAGAAATGACAGCTTAAGGGTAGCTATAGAATCATGGAACCAATGCAACGAGGTTGGTGAAGAAGCTAAGAACATGGGAAGCCCTCGAATGGCAGATTGCTTTGATCTTGATTACTCTAGCTTTCCCGGTAAGATCACATTCTTGTTATGTTCTCTTACTTCAAATGCAATTCCTGCGTGAAATGTAAATAGAACACATGTCTTAAACGGTTTTGTTGTGTTATTGGGACATATGTAGCGAAGATAAACCACAAAGTTGACGAAGTAGACAACAGACTCGGTGTACAAAACGGAACATACGGAGGCATAAACGCCGGAGAAAGTGCAGACATCTACGCTGCTCAAAAGGAGATATACTTGGGAAACAAATGCCAAGTCATGGACGACCCGAACCCATGGCAGTTTTGGATGATAATGCTAAAGAACGGTAACACGGATACGTTAGCTGCGATTTGTCCGGAAAACGGTAAAAAGGCGAAACCTTTTCCTCCGACGGGAAGGTTTCCATGTTTCGGGAAAGGATGCATGAATATGCCATCGATGCATCACAAGTACACGAGGTTTGTGGATCAAGAAGGGCTTATGAGTGGGAGTTTTTACGGGACTTGGGATTTGGATACTGACCAAGGAGATGATTCGGTGGTTGGTAATAACTCGTATTATAAGGTGAAAtgggagaagaaggttggtggtAACGAGAGTTGGGTGTTTCATCATTTGTTGAAGACTTCTTCTAAGTACCCATGGTTGATGCTTTATCTACGAGCTGACGCTTCTCGTGGCTTCTCTGGTGGGTATCATTACGATACTAGAGGAATGATGAAGATGGTAAGTATCTAATCCTCTGTTTCATCTTTCTGCGATAATGGCCGGCTGAATGAAATCCCTAAACTTTTAAGAGTTATTATACAAA
The Raphanus sativus cultivar WK10039 chromosome 1, ASM80110v3, whole genome shotgun sequence DNA segment above includes these coding regions:
- the LOC108852219 gene encoding uncharacterized protein LOC108852219 — its product is MEKSANGSVRLIKRLMIILSCLSFSFVRSDCITTNIQYASALGDPGMRNDSLRVAIESWNQCNEVGEEAKNMGSPRMADCFDLDYSSFPAKINHKVDEVDNRLGVQNGTYGGINAGESADIYAAQKEIYLGNKCQVMDDPNPWQFWMIMLKNGNTDTLAAICPENGKKAKPFPPTGRFPCFGKGCMNMPSMHHKYTRFVDQEGLMSGSFYGTWDLDTDQGDDSVVGNNSYYKVKWEKKVGGNESWVFHHLLKTSSKYPWLMLYLRADASRGFSGGYHYDTRGMMKMTLKSPDFKVRFKLEILKGGGSGSQFYLMDMGSCWKNDGSECDGDVTSDVTRYSEMIINPQSTAVCSPNRLNACPPEHAFLNGTKVHRTDKERFPYEAYHYYCVPGNARFAEAPYDVCDPYSNPQPQEILQILPHPVWGEFGYPTKKGQGWIGDPRTWELDVGKLSQSLHFYQDPGTEPVKRHWSSIDLGTEIYMSKNQIAEWTVSDFDIIIPKTDV